The following are encoded together in the Populus trichocarpa isolate Nisqually-1 chromosome 5, P.trichocarpa_v4.1, whole genome shotgun sequence genome:
- the LOC7469157 gene encoding uncharacterized protein At4g08330, chloroplastic, producing the protein MEKSTAFREAYLNGNHHHSFSSSSASHRHVSYSCGICGYELNLSSSNRNTSTIGSKYGKSIKRGKISFFFIDESRFTQVDEFQCFPFFSKNSLGLFRQRTALLCRKCGNHIGIAYADEASAYPLVADGSDSSSVSEVFKRRKYDVKIRALQPSSAEQFSIPLYT; encoded by the exons ATGGAAAAATCTACGGCTTTCAGGGAAGCTTACCTCAACGGGAATCACCatcattccttttcttcttcctctgcttcTCATAGACATGTTAGCTACAG CTGCGGTATCTGCGGGTATGAGTTGAACTTGAGCTCCTCCAATCGAAACACGTCAACAATTGGCTCTAAATATGGGAAATCCATAAAGCGAGGGAAAATCTCATTCTTCTTCATCGATGAGAGTAGATTTACTCAGGTTGATGAATTCCAATGCTTTCCCTTCTTTTCAAAAAACTCCCTTGGTTTGTTCCGCCAGAGAACTGCACTTCTTTGCCGCAAGTGTGGTAATCACATTGGAATTGCTTATGCTGATGAAGCTTCAGCTTATCCACTTGTAGCAGACGGATCTGACTCTTCCTCAGTCAGTGAAGTTTTCAAACGTcgaaaatatgatgttaaaaTCCGTGCCTTGCAGCCTTCTTCTGCCGAGCAGTTTAGCATTCCACTTTACACCTGA
- the LOC7460953 gene encoding filament-like plant protein: protein MEKRKWLWKRKSSERSSGETDSSGSITSHSERFSDDQQDPSKASTTDSAQSPEVTSKTVTRDEDVNDSDKSLTEKLSAALVNVSAKDDLVKQHAKVAEEAVAGWEKAENEVMALKKQIEVANQQKSALEDRVSHLDGALKDCVRQLRQAREEQEEKLHEAVVQKSLEWESIKSELENQFIELKTKEAAANSESPALIVDELCQKLEYLEQENATLKVELLSQSEELEARTVERDLSTQAAETASKQHLESIKKVVRLEAECRRLKAMACKSSSVNDHKTSAASSVYVESFTDSQSDSGEKLNAVVLDARKVSCSGPYKSEQICSDSWASALISEVDQFKNEKSINRNLPASPVEIDLMDDFLEMERLAALPENEAGTDNSRAEDAAKQSIDAESSLRAEREFIIKRSAELEEKLQKMEEEKFVLEEKLRKMEGETFVLEEKLEEIKAERDELEMALTESQDKNEASQLQLREAQQKLVELQEELSMANESKQQIESRLVSMEVEARTMSAKVNSLEGEIEKERVLSTGIAAKYQELEENLSRKKQEEELQQTVSSSVEQQIKQDLDVAAKKHAECQETIASLGKQLKSLATLEDFLIDTASIPEFSAGGSAIPKVMENLGSDTPMKRFHLREIPVL, encoded by the exons ATGGAGAAGAGGAAATGGTTGTGGAAGAGGAAGTCTTCTGAGAGGAGTTCTGGTGAAACTGACAGTTCGGGATCAATAACTTCACATTCTGAGAGATTCTCTGATGATCAG CAGGATCCCTCAAAGGCATCTACAACTGACAGTGCTCAATCACCTGAAGTGACATCAAAAACTGTCACTAGGGATGAAGATGTCAATGATAGCGATAAGAGTTTGACAGAGAAGTTATCAGCCGCTCTTGTCAATGTTAGTGCAAAAGATGACTTAGTAAAGCAGCATGCGAAAGTTGCTGAAGAAGCTGTTGCAG GCTGGGAAAAGGCTGAAAATGAAGTAATGGCTCTCAAGAAACAAATTGAAGTTGCAAATCAGCAGAAATCTGCATTGGAAGATCGGGTGAGCCACCTTGATGGGGCCCTTAAAGATTGTGTTAGGCAGCTGAGACAAGCAAGAGAAGAGCAGGAAGAAAAGCTTCATGAAGCTGTGGTGCAGAAAAGTCTCGAGTGGGAATCCATTAAATCTGAACTTGAGAACCAGTTTATTGAGCTCAAGACAAAAGAAGCTGCTGCCAATTCTGAATCTCCTGCTCTGATTGTTGACGAACTCTGCCAGAAGCTTGAATATTTGGAGCAAGAGAATGCTACCCTGAAAGTCGAGCTCCTTTCCCAGTCAGAAGAGTTAGAGGCCAGAACAGTTGAAAGGGACTTGAGTACCCAAGCAGCTGAAACAGCCAGCAAACAACATCTGGAGAGCATAAAGAAGGTGGTCAGACTTGAAGCTGAGTGCCGGAGGCTAAAAGCCATGGCTTGTAAATCATCCTCTGTTAATGATCACAAGACTTCTGCTGCATCCTCAGTTTATGTTGAGTCTTTCACTGACAGTCAATCAGACAGTGGCGAGAAACTTAATGCTGTGGTGCTGGATGCTCGCAAAGTTAGTTGCTCAGGGCCATACAAGTCTGAACAAATTTGCTCAGACTCATGGGCATCTGCACTAATTTCAGAGGTTGACCAATTCAAGAATGAAAAGTCTATTAATCGAAATCTCCCAGCCTCACCCGTCGAAATTGATCTCATGGATGATTTTCTTGAAATGGAACGACTTGCTGCTTTGCCTGAGAATGAAGCTGGAACTGATAATTCTAGAGCAGAAGATGCTGCCAAACAATCAATTGATGCTGAAAGCTCGTTGAGAGCTGAGCGGGAATTCATAATAAAACGAAGCGCTGAATTGGAAGAGAAGTTACAGAAgatggaagaagaaaagtttGTATTGGAAGAGAAATTAAGGAAGATGGAAGGGGAAACGTTTGTATTGGAAGAGAAGTTAGAAGAGATTAAAGCAGAGAGGGATGAGTTGGAGATGGCTCTAACAGAAAGTCAGGACAAGAATGAAGCATCACAACTTCAGCTGAGGGAGGCCCAACAGAAGTTGGTGGAGTTGCAAGAAGAGCTATCAATGGCAAATGAATCAAAGCAGCAAATTGAATCTCGACTTGTTAGCATGGAAGTGGAGGCTCGGACCATGTCTGCAAAAGTTAACTCGTTAGAAGGAGAGATTGAAAAGGAGAGGGTTTTGTCGACGGGAATTGCAGCCAAGTATCAGGAACTCGAGGAAAATCTCTCAAGAAAGAAACAGGAAGAAGAGCTCCAGCAAACTGTAAGCTCAAGTgttgaacaacaaataaagcAG GACCTAGATGTCGCTGCAAAGAAACATGCTGAATGCCAGGAAACAATAGCTTCTCTAGGGAAGCAGCTGAAATCTCTAGCAACTCTAGAGGACTTCTTGATAGACACTGCAAGCATACCGGAGTTCTCTGCTGGAGGATCAGCAATTCCTAAGGTAATGGAGAACCTTGGAAGTGACACTCCAATGAAACGTTTTCACCTAAGAGAGATTCCAGTTCTATGA
- the LOC7469158 gene encoding uncharacterized protein LOC7469158, which produces MARTTSQNQNEKNKVGAFFLATLILWFVSVLFEIFFNKRTELLWIVAGACLFQIANWAIRSFVSRDPLFVNTSVSLLHSTIISVSVVSILVNQCLKNGSDGMFEHSQLVGGTWEWAYAALCFSCGYFAYDQLDMLFYRLYSGLIPSILVHHMILLVCFTLALYRNVTINYLILTLVCELHSIFLHVRKVRRMAGIRNAKSTIVRIEWVLNWLTFIFARSLTHILITVKLVADAPKFEKGVELPLALFGMAGMNLINVGLGIDLFNAFKREKSTENSNHHGE; this is translated from the exons ATGGCAAGAACAACTAGTCAGAATCAGAACGAAAAGAACAAGGTAGGCGCCTTCTTTTTAGCTACTTTAATTCTGTGGTTCGTCTCAGTTTTGTTCGAGATATTCTTCAACAAGCGCACGGAGCTGCTTTGGATTGTTGCTGGAGCTTGCCTTTTCCAGATAGCCAATTGGGCCATTCGATCTTTTGTCTCCCGTGACCCTCTCTTTGTTAATACCTCCGTTTCTCTCCTCCACTCCACCATCATCTCCGTTTCAG TGGTTTCCATTTTGGTAAATCAGTGCTTAAAAAATGGTTCCGATGGGATGTTTGAGCATTCACAACTCGTTGGAGGTACATGGGAGTGGGCGTACGCTGCCTTGTGCTTCTCATGTGGTTATTTTGCATATGATCAGTTGGATATGCTGTTTTACCGATTATACAGTGGTTTGATCCCCTCCATCCTGGTTCACCACATGATACTTCTCGTTTGCTTTACTCTAGCTCTGTATCGAAATGTCACAATCAACTACCTTATTCTCACTCTGGTTTGTGAG CTGCATTCAATCTTTCTTCATGTGAGGAAAGTGCGGCGGATGGCTGGCATTCGCAATGCTAAGAGCACAATTGTGAGGATAGAATGGGTTCTTAATTGGCTGACTTTCATTTTTGCAAGATCCCTGACTCACATCCTCATCACCGTCAAGCTGGTTGCTGATGCTCCCAAGTTTGAAAAGGGTGTGGAGTTGCCACTTGCTCTGTTTGGGATGGCCGGAATGAATTTAATCAATGTTGGCCTCGGCATTGATCTGTTTAATGCCTTCAAAAGAGAGAAATCCACAGAAAACAGTAATCACCATGGTGAATGA